The stretch of DNA ggaGGTCAGGGGCtgaggatgatgtgtgtgtgtgtgtgtgtgtgtgtgtgtgtgtgtgaggagctgtgtgtgtgtgagagcagcctCTCACCTGCAGAACTGGTCGTTCTTCATGGTCCTCCCTCCGTGTCGTATCTCCAGGTGGCGCAGCAGGAACAGCAGGACGATGCAGTGCAGGtagggctgcacacacacacacagaaggggagggggttacCTGGACCCTCTGAGTCTGTTCACTTTCTCTTCTTGTCAGGTTAGCCACACACCGGCCAGCGTTGCACACTTACTGACACCACTGCAATGAGGAGGTTCTTCCACAGGAAGTCTTCTTCAGAGACTGAAGGCAGGAAGGTGGCCTGTCGGTGGATGAGGAGACcattatgaacacacacacacacacacacagaacctatACCGTTAGCTGCACCTCAACCACTGTAGTGTATACCCCTAACCCTGTGTCATCAGACCcatcccaccccacacacccccaccccacacccacacaccccaccccacaccccacacacccccaccccacaccccccacaccccacacacccacacaccccacacacccccaccccacacacccacacacccacacacccacaccccacacaccacacaccacaccccacacacccacacaccccaccccacaccccccaccccacacccccaccccacaccccacaccccacaccccccacccccaccccacaccccccaccccacaccccacacccacaccccacaccccccacccccaccaccccacaccccacacacacacccacagctggAGCTCCTACCTTGGTGATGCAGTTGAGGCAGCCCATGAGGGGGTACAGGGGGTTGAATAAACACAGAGTGTTGTGGAGGATTCTCATTAGGCCTGAGTTGTCGTTCACCAACGACAGCTGGACCACGGAGGCAGACACGACAcatgcctgggacacacacacacaaagtaaggAAACAAAAGTCACTGCATTACCATAGGTCCCCTCAGATCCCCTGGCCAGGTGCTTGAGGAGTTGAGACAGCAGTTCTCTCACCATCATGGAGACCACGGAGAAGAAGTCTCTGTTGCTCTGCACGCGGGTGAACATGAAGGACACCACGTAGGTGAACAGGATCATGGCCGGCCCAAATCCTACCAGACACAGCACCtggaggaggaacacacaggtcaggtCACGCTGTTCTACCAGACACAGCACCtggaggaggaacacacaggtcaggtCACGCTGTTCTACCAGACACAGCACCtggaggaggaacacacaggtcaggtCACGCTGTTCTACCAGACACAGCACCtggaggaggaacacacaggtcaggtCACGCTGTTCTACCAGACACAGCACCtggaggaggaacacacaggtcaggtCACGCTGTTCTACCAGACACAGCACCtggaggaggaacacacaggtcaggtCACGCTGTTCTACCAGACACAGCACCtggaggaggaacacacaggtcaggtCACGCTGTTCTACCAGACACAGCACCtggaggaggaacacacaggtcaggtCACGCTGTTCTACCAGACACAGCACCtggaggaggaacacacaggtcaggtCACGCTGTTCTACCAGACACAGCACCtggaggaggaacacacaggtcaggtCACGCTGTTCTACCAGACACAGCACCtggaggaggaacacacaggtcaggtCACGCTGTTCTACCAGACACAGCACCtggaggaggaacacacaggtcaggtCACGCTGTTCTACCAGACACAGCACCtggaggaggaacacacaggtcaggtCACGCTGTTCTACCAGACACAGCACCtggaggaggaacacacaggtcaggtCACGCTGTTCTACCAGACACAGCACCtggaggaggaacacacaggtcaggtCACGCTGTTCTACCAGACACAGCACCtggaggaggaacacacaggtcaggtCACGCTGTTCTACCAGACACAGCACCtggaggaggaacacacaggtcaggtCACGCTGTTCTCAGCTGTTAcgggtgggggaaggggtgcgtgtgtgtgtcactgaccaCAGCGGTGAGGTTTCTGGAGGTGAGCAGGTtcccagtgtggaagctgaacagGATGCCGGTCATGCAGGACAGGATGAGGTAGTAGAAGGGGATGTCCACGGCTGCCTGGCCGCACCAGTAGGCGGACGGGACCAGGCCCGAGATACGCAGCGTGGACCGACACTTGATCTgggacgcacacacaggaagtcaggATAAAGAGGTCATCCAACCACAGGAAGTCAGGATAGAGAGGTCATCCAACCACAGGAAGTCAAAATAGAGAGGTCATCCAACCTCAGGAAGTCAAGATAGAGAGGTCATCCAACCACAGGAAGTCAGGATAGAGGTCATCCAACCACAGGAAGTCAAGATAGAGAGGTCATCCAATCACAGGAAGTCAAGATAGAGAGGTCATCCAACCACAGGAAGTCAGGATAGAGAGGTCATCCAACCACAGGAAGTCAAGATAGAGAAGTCATCCAACCACAGGAAGTCAAAATAGAGAGGTCATCCAACCTCAGGAAGTCAAGATAGAGAGGTCATCCAACCACAGGAAGTCAGGATAGAGAGGTCATCCAACCACAGGAAGTCAAGATAGAGAGGTCATCCAACCACAGGAAGTCAAAATAGAGAGGTCATCCAACCTCAGGAAGTCAAGATAGAGAGGTCATCCAACCACAGGAAGTCAGGATAGAGGTCATCCAACCACAGGAAGTCAAGATAGAGAGGTCATCCAATCACAGGAAGTCAAGATAGAGAGGTCATCCAACCACAGGAAGTCAGGATAGAGAGGTCATCCAACCACAGGAAGTCAAGATAGAGAAGTCATCCAACCACAGGAAGTCAAAATAGAGAGGTCATCCAACCTCAGGAAGTCAGGATAGAGAGGTCATCCAACCACAGGAAGTCAAGATAGAGAGGTCATCCAACCTCCTGTGGAGGAATAATTTGCTTTCGGTGTGAATACAGCAAGAAGAAAAGTGAAGTTAGTGTCCCTCTGCCCACCTCTCGGTCGCGGGTGTGGTCCATGCCGAAGTAGGCTGGCATGCCGGCAGCCAGCATGCCCAGGATGATGGCCTCGATGTAGACCACGGCGTAGGAGATGGAGTCTGGGATTTGCTACAGAGAacatggggaagaggagggagggggacaggtcgGAAAATGTAACTCCTTCATATCacggtgaggggtgagggggttatGCATAGTACCGTActgggtggatgagggggttaTGCATAGTACCGTActgggtggatgagggggttaTGCATAGTACCGTActgggtggatgagggggttaTGCATAGTACCGTActgggtggatgagggggttaTGCATAGTACCGTActgggtggatgagggggttaTGCATAGTACCgtactgggtggaggaggggggtttatGCATAGTACCatactgggtggaggagggggagttatGCATAGTACCgtactgggtggaggagggggttatGCATAGTACCatactgggtggaggagggggggttatgCATAGTACCgtactgggtggaggagggggggttatgCATAGTACCatactgggtggaggagggggggttatgCATAGTACCatactgggtggaggagggggggttatgCATAGTACCgtactgggtggaggagggggggttatgCATAGTACCatactgggtggaggagggggggttatgCATAGTACCatactgggtggaggagggggggttatgCATAGTACCatactgggtggaggagggggggttatgCATAGTACCatactgggtggaggagggggggttatgCATAGTACCatactgggtggaggagggggggttatgCATAGTACCatactgggtggaggagggggggttatgCATAGTACCgtactgggtggaggagggcgtaGTGGAACACTCACGTAGTCGAAGGGCTTGGTCCAGGTGTGGATGTGTCCGGTGCCGTTGAGGCCGCGCAGGATGGCGTTGCTCAGGACGTTCACCGCCATGGGCAGGGAGTGGACCGTGGTGCTGTTGAACGCTATAGTGTATCTGAAACCCTGCCGAggccaggcagagaggagaggagaggggggagagagttacagagtgagcaagagagagaggccaggcagggtgaggggcagggaagagggtgagagacagtgagagagagggtgagcgaaagagcaagagagagtgggtgagagagaggcatcGGTTCTCCTCTCCAACATATCTGCGACGTTGCCAGGCCAACAAGCAGCCCTCTGACCTCAATCAGGGTAAGTGGTGCAGAATGGGGGGCCCTTGTTGTAAGAGCCCAGCAGTAAGATGTGTAATCAGGGGCCAGGCTGTCCTGGGCTCACCTTGCTGGAGCCCGACACGCTGATGGCAGCACTGTGAGGAGCTGCTGCCATGTAGTCCCCCTGCATCATCATCTCCACCTGGATGTTCTGGGCCTCCAGGTTACGGATCAAGTCAGAGATGTCGGAGCCTGCGGAGGAGGGGGCGATTAGGGGTCCGTCTAGCACGTGTCTTAGTTATGTTCCAGAAGGGTTGTTTGTTGCTTGGGTTGTGCTAATGATGTAGTCTGAAGACTGACACCGATTCAAGGCAGATGTGAGGCCTGTTTATATCTTGGAAGACAcggatatataaaaaaagacatAATGGAATAGGTATTGATGACTGTGATGGGGTAGGGTGACAttgtggagcgtgtgtgtgtgtctgcagcgtGGTGGTCTTGCTGACCTGAGGAGTTCTGGACCAGCAGGCTGGTGACGTACTTCCTGGGGGTCTGGTTGCGCTTCAGTAGGTAGATGGGCTGGAACTCACGGTCGGGGGAGTGGATCTGGATGTTGCCCGTGGCCAGGGACAGAACCAGCAGCGCACCCAGGAACACCAGGAACAACATCAGcctgacggagagagggggggaagagagaggggggggaagagagagggggaagagagagggggggaagagagagggggaagagagaggggggggaagagagagggtttcAAAAGTATAGAAAGGACAAGATGTAGAACTGTAGGTGATAATAGTTGACCTCAGCATGGCCTCAGGGAAATCCAAAACTGTTTTCGCGAGACAGTATGTTTATTCACAGTTAAACCACAGTGCGTGGCTTTGGATAACAGCTGAATGAAAACATGATGGTTCGTGTCCTGGTGACAGGGCTGGGCAGCGTGGGGTGACGGGGCTGGGCAGCGCGGGGTGACAGGGCAGCGCGGGGTGACAGGGCAGCGCGGGGTGACAGGGCAGCGCGGGGTGACAGGGCAGCGCGGGGTGACAGGGCAGCGCGGGGTGACAGGGCTGGGCAGCGTGGGGTGACAGGGCAGCGCGGGGTGACAGGGCAGCGCGGGGTGACAGGGCAGCGCGGGGTGACAGGGCAGCGCGGGGTGACGGGGCTGGGCAGCGTGGGGTGACGGGGCTGGGCAGCGTGGGGTGACGGGCCTGGGCAGCGCGGGGTGACAGGGCAGCGCGGGGTGACAGGGCAGCGCGGGGTGACAGGGCAGCGCGGGGTGACAGGGCAGCGCGGGGTGGCAGGGCAGCGCAgggtggcagggcagggcagcgcagggtggcagggcagggcagcgcAGGGTGGCAGGGCAGCGCGGGGTGACAGGGCAGCGCGGGGTGGCAGGGCAGCGCGGGGTGGCAGGGCAGCGCGgggtggcagggcagggcagcgcggggtggcagggcagggcagcgcggggtggcagggcagggcagcgcGGGGGCGTACGTGTAGATGAAGGCCTTGCTTTCCCGCTGCATGCTGAGCATGTGCAGCCAGGCCACCGTGCTGAACTGCTGCCTCCACAGGGCGTGGCCCGACACGGCGTCCGGGCGGCTGTCTGAGAAGGTCAGCAGGTGCTGGTCTATATCGTCCAGGGAGGACGCGTCGCCCTCGTCCTCCGCCTGCTCCTGGTTGAACACACTGTAGtctgaggacaggacaggaaaaGACAGACAGCTTGTTACATGGCATTTTCCATGACATGCTCAGTGAGAGCCCTTTGTGTTTGCGTTGGTGTAActtagagagagggtgtggctaGAGGGGGCGTGGTCTCAGAGGGGGGCGTGGTCTCAGAGGGGGCGTGGTCTCACCAGCCTGGTCCACCTCAGACTCCGCCTCCAGACGCAGAAACACATCCTCCAGCGTCGTCATGGAGACCCCGTAGCTGGCGATGCCTAGGTCAGGCCTGCAGTCAAGCTCAGAGAACagacctgagggagggagagagaaagacagagagaaagacacatccATTATAACCTTGGTAAAGAAGACTTTGCCCCAGCAGTAACAGCGAGCCGGACGCTCAGTGTCATTATGAAACCACGTCCTCTGTCCTCTGACCTGAAAAGGTGTCCATGCTTTCAAAAGGAAGCGTGAAAGTCAGCTCCGCCTCCTGTTGCCGTGACAACTGCGCCTTGGGGACGTGGTGTTTGACCAGAGATGTAACACAATCCGCCTCGCATCCATCACCGACCGACATCCTAAACGAGggaattaaaaaaagaaagtatCATCGTCGACGCCGCCTATATTGAATTTAAAAGACATATCATATCTCCTAATCATTGTGTTCTGTGACTTGGAGAGAGGTGCTTGCCTCAGGTGGTAGCCGACCCCACACTTGGTCTTCAAGTAGAGGGACGAGCCCACACACTTCAGCTGGCCCTGAGAGATCACAGCTTTACGGTCTGGGAGGGagacaagacagagagggagacagatagggaaagaaagaaagagagagagagagacaggggggagagagagagaaagagagagcgagagagaggggggagagagagaggggagagagagagagagaggggggagagagagaggggagagagagagggaaagagagagagatgtgtcctTGAAGTCAGTGCCCTTGAAACCCACCCCAGTGAGATTGTGGTGGGAGAGGGTGgttgaggtgatgtgtgtgtgtgtctgtgtgcgtgtgtgtgtgtgtgtctgtgtgcgtgtgtgtaccagcCAGGATGTCAGCCTCATCCATGTGGTGTGTGCTGAGCACAGTGACCCGGCCAGCTCTGCGACTCTTCAGCAGCGACCACACCTGGTGTCTGGAGCAGGGGTCCATACCTGCTGTGGGCTCGTCCAGGAGCagaatctgacacacacacacacacacacacacgcgcaagaACACAAGAAACAGTGAATCTTCCAATATTCCGTATCGTACACGAGTTCATCTGTAGCCACCTATGTGTGTGGTCAGTTACCTTGGggcacctgtgtgtgcgtgtgtggtcagTTACCTTggggcacctgtgtgtgtgtggtcagttacCTTggggcacctgtgtgtgtgtggtcagttacCTTggggcacctgtgtgtgtgtggtcagttacCTTggggcacctgtgtgtgtggtcagttacCTTGGGGTCTCCCAGGATGGCTATGCCCACAGACAGCTTCCTCTTCTGACCTCCGCTCAGATTCTTGGCCTGGGCATCCATGATCTTCTCCAGGTCTAGATCCTTCAACACTTTGGTCACctaacagacacaaacaataCAGAACCATAAACTAACATGACGATACTCCTGTGGAACTGTTAACCCACAATACGAATGTTTACTGGTTAAtactgtaataaaaaaaataaaaaataaaaaaataaaagtttgaaaaCAGATTTTTCCGGCAGAAATCGTTAGCGTTACTGAACAAATCTTTTATGTGAACGGAACCAAAAGATTCTATTCAAAACGGCCGTCACCATCAACTCATAAGGACTCACCTCTGCCTTGATGGCGGCGGGCGGGATGCCTTTGATGGCGGCGAAGATCTTCAGGTGTTCCTCCACAGTCAGGACGTCGAAGATGATGTTGAACTGAGGGCAGATGCCCACCAGCTGCTTCATCTCCGAGCCCTCGGCCACCTCTGCCACCGGGGAGCCGTAGATGGTGGCCGAGCCGTCGCTGGGCTGGCAGATGCCACACAGGATGTTCATGAGGGTGGACTTGCCCGCTCCGCTGTGCCCCAGGAGGGCGGTGATCTGGCCCTCGTAGATGTCAAAGGTCAACCCTGGTGTGGGAGGGGGTTAGGGgaacgagggggaggggggaagaagggTCTGTCAGTGGATAACTGTTCGCTGAGGAATCGTATCGAGTGAAAATTCTACTGCTGTATACATTTCCTTATAAGACATCTAACTACAAAGACAtgaatgtgcgtgtgtctcaATCATATACATTTGCTAAAAAATGTCAGGTGTACAGCTCAGGATGTGCAGTGTCAATTGCGAAGTCGTTTGGGTGAGCGGTTCGCCAGAAACAACAGTTAAACGCTACTCGCTGCCACATTGAGCTGCACCAAGCCCAACGCCCTCACCTCTGAGAGCCTCAACCATGCTGCCCTTCTCCTTGTAGACCTTACGGATGTTGTTGATGctgcagggagggagcagaggtaAACAGTCAGGCACAGTGTCAACAACCCACAAGTGTTGTCTGGACTTCCGGCAGTTCTGTCTCTGAGTGGCTAATGGGCCCATGGTCACAGGCAGTGATACCAAGCCAGCCACTCTGCAGGATCAAGTTCCCATTGGTTTCCTCTGGAAACTCTAAAAGCCTGgctttttgtctgagaatgtcGATGACCAGGGCCTGAATGTGTCTAAATGTGTATGCTTTCAATAGCCGTGTGCCCATGCCATAGAGGTATGCTAACCTAGCTTGACAGACCAAACTGACAATCTTCTAATAAAAGTATTGTCCTGGGTAATACTGAATGAGGGTGCATTATTGATGATGAAATCCATAGGGACAATTCATACGGGTATATTCCTATACAGTTCATACCATCCACCCCTATATCATGTTCCTACCGGATGACTTCCTTTCCCCTGAACTCTGGAGAGACGGGCTCCACAGGTTCGTCCACGCCGGGGGCCCCGTTCACCTCCATCTCGTACACCGAGCTCACCTCCACGTAGCGCTTACCGCGCTTCGACCAATAGGACGGCATCAGGAAGTAGAGCAGGGACCGCCTGATGCCGAACTCACCTGGGTGAGGGATACCAACCAGTTATGCATCAACACACCAGGAGAGTGTgaccgagcgagagagagtgattgagtgaaagagtgaaagagtgattgagtgtgtgtgtgtgtgtgtgtgtgtgtgtgtgtgtgtgtgtgtgtgtgtgtgtgtgtgtgtgtgtgtgtgtgtgtgtgtgtgtgtgtgtgtgtgtgtgtgtgtgtgtgagtgtgtgtgtgtgtgtgtgtgtgtgtgagtgtgagtgtgagtgtgagtgagagagagagagagagagagagtgagtgagtgagagagagagggagatagagtgtgtgtgtgtacctacgtACGTACCTGGCAGCACCTGGTCCAGATAGAGCGCCAGCAGCAGGTAAAGGAAGCAGTCGAGGACCAGCATGAGCAGGGGCGCGTAGAGAGGATGGGGGCCGTTCAGCAGGGTGGAGAACACTGCTCCATCTCCCTGGGCCTCCAGAtacaccacctacacacacacacacacacacacaatggggtgggggggtgagacagATGAACTGGGGGACGATCATAACACAAGTGtgggggttgccaggttggtgcCAGTCACCTGGGCGATGCCGATGGAGAAGGCACTGGGGGAGAGCAGGCACATGACCCACACCAGCGGCTGGGGGAAGTCCTTCATCAGCACGGTGAACAGGGACAGGCAGCCAAACACCACAGTCAGCATCGAGCCCACCGTGCTGGCAAACTTGGGCTTCTTAAACAGGGGAGTCAGCATGAAGGAGAAGAAGATctgtggagaggatgggggagagagagagacacacagagagagagaggggggagagagagagagagagacagagagagagagggggggggagagagagacacacagagagagagaggggggagagagagagagagagacagagagagagagggggggggagagagagacacacagagagagagaggggggggagagagagagacacagagagagagaggggggggagagagagagacacagaaagagagagggggggggagagagagagagagacacagagagagagagagagagagggggggagagagagacacacagagagagagaggatggggggagagagagacacacagatagagagaggggggggagagagagagagagaggggggggggggagagagagagagagacagagggagatagagggggggagagagagacacagagagagagaggggggggagagagagagagacagagggagatagagggggggagagagagagacacacagagggagatagagggggggagagagagagagagagagagagacagagggagatagagggggggagagagagagagacacagagggagatagagggggggagagagagagagacagagggagatagagggggggagagagagagagacagagggagatagagggggggagagagagagagacagagggagatagagagatggggggagggagagagacacagagggaggataGAAGAGGGTGTAATATATCTTGTCACAGCCAGAAAGCCTTAGCGCTAAATGTATCTTCCAAGGATAGGACACAGCATGGTGAGGCCTGGATGCATGCTAATAACATCATGTGGGAACCCAAATGAAGTGTCAATCTACAGTCTAATCCccacacattacattacatttacatttttacatttagtcatttagcagacgctcttatccagagcgacttacagtaagtacagggacattcccctgaggcaagtagggtgaagtgacttgcccaaggacacaacgtcagttggcatgaccgggaatcgaactggcaaccttcggattactagcccgattccctaaccgctcagccgcctgactcccacacaccccgTTTCTCGACAAGAACTTTGAGGAGCCGAACACGAAGAGGTGTTCTCGCTGAGGGGTTTTGAAACGAGGACTTACGACGTCAACACAAACTCTGGTTCCCTGGTTCAAGGCGCTACTCACAGAGGAGATCCCgtagaggaagatgaggaggaagatcaCCAGGAAGTGACTGTTGGGAAAGAGTGCGGTGTACGTGGCGATGACAGACATCAAGAAGGACATGGTGGTGACCAGAGCGGCGTACAGCAGTCCCCATGACAACCTGGTGGGCCAACACACGCGACCCGTAGAAGGTCAGCACTGCATATGACTGAGTGAGATCATCTCCACTTCTAATCTAGTAGGACTTGTTTCTAGTATAAATGACATCTTCATTTACGTGTACAaacattattttaataaatcTAATTAGGGGAAATGTTTTTACTATGGTGGCAGCCGAATGTACTTGTTTTaagcgtcacacacacacacggacacacacacacagaacatggaCAGTGGCGTTAGCTGTTGCTAAGCATGGGAGCAGGCTACACCCAGTCCAAGGAGCaagaggccccgcccccctgaggtccccgccccccccgagagccccccccccccgagaggccccgcccccccctacACCCAGTCCAAGGAGCAAGAGGCCCCCGCCCACCCCCgagaggccccgccccccttaCACACAGTCCAAGGAGTAGGGCGTGGGAGCTCACCAGAAGGCAGAGTCGTACAGCCCCATCATGCTCATGGTGTCTTTCAGTCGCCGCTCCTTCTCAGCCGCCACGTTGACGATGAGGAAGGTGACGAAGGGCGTGAAGGCCAGGACCAGGTAGATGGAGATGAGCGCGTGAGGGAACTTTTGCACCTCCACCGAGCCGGGCTGGCCCATCATCACCACACGCATGTCCATCTCACTCCACACCTGCCGCTTGGTCTGCACCTGGCctcgggaacacacacacacacacagacacacacacggacacacacacacggacacagacacggacacacacacacggacacacacacacggacacacacacacggacagtggCGTTAGCTGTTGCTAAGCATGGGAGCAGGCTACACCCAGTCCAAGGAGCGATCTACCCAGCCTGAGGAGGGTATGGAGGGGGTTCACTCTGCAGAGCGGCCTGGGCGTTCATGTTGATCTTTGTCCCGTCTCACCTGAATGATGGCAGCGTCGATAAGAGACTGGAGACGCACGAAGCCTGAGTGCCAGTAATCAGCTGCTCTGCAGTTCACTGACGTGTCGAAACAGTCGgctgtgggacacacacacaaaaaacacacaaacaacctcTGTGTAAAGCGTTTGCAATTTGCACTGTCTGACAACATCGCTGTTTACCGTTTACACACTGGCCTGTAAAGTTAGAGGGTTTCCATTTTCTGTTCTGAAACACTGCAGACAAGGCTGACCACATTAAATGTGATACACTGGCCCCGGTGGAATTCTAGCCTCAGACCCAGAGCTGGACTGTAGAGAACAGACAACAGTCGCTCCTACCGATAGACCCAGAGCTGGACTGTAGAGAACAGACAACAGTCGCTCCTACCGATAGACCCAGAGCTGGGCTGTAGAGAACAGACAACAGTCGCTCCTACCGATAGACCCAGAGCTGGTCTGTAGAGAACAGACAACAGTCGCTCCTACCGATAGACCCAGAGCTGGGCTGTAGAGAACAGACAACAGTCGCTCCTACCGATAGACCCAGAGCTGGACTGTAGAGAACAGACAACAGTCGCTCCTACCGATAGACCCAGAGCTGGGCTGTAGAGAACAGACAACAGTCACTCCTACCG from Osmerus eperlanus chromosome 12, fOsmEpe2.1, whole genome shotgun sequence encodes:
- the abca5 gene encoding ATP-binding cassette sub-family A member 5, with product MYFIPEPNVGETRSCASKMQHAGSMQPLNRRDAGVWNQTKSLLYKNLLIKWRTKQQSLQELILPLLLLGLLILISNLNPHVYYGGISTMVLGKEDDNHIISVLGYTPITNVTNHIMEEVAQEMRMQDHLEMFSSEEDLENASLYEPLGYVGVVFLDSSATSYRLRFPSSQLPPPSDYTESIADCFDTSVNCRAADYWHSGFVRLQSLIDAAIIQVQTKRQVWSEMDMRVVMMGQPGSVEVQKFPHALISIYLVLAFTPFVTFLIVNVAAEKERRLKDTMSMMGLYDSAFWLSWGLLYAALVTTMSFLMSVIATYTALFPNSHFLVIFLLIFLYGISSIFFSFMLTPLFKKPKFASTVGSMLTVVFGCLSLFTVLMKDFPQPLVWVMCLLSPSAFSIGIAQVVYLEAQGDGAVFSTLLNGPHPLYAPLLMLVLDCFLYLLLALYLDQVLPGEFGIRRSLLYFLMPSYWSKRGKRYVEVSSVYEMEVNGAPGVDEPVEPVSPEFRGKEVIRINNIRKVYKEKGSMVEALRGLTFDIYEGQITALLGHSGAGKSTLMNILCGICQPSDGSATIYGSPVAEVAEGSEMKQLVGICPQFNIIFDVLTVEEHLKIFAAIKGIPPAAIKAEVTKVLKDLDLEKIMDAQAKNLSGGQKRKLSVGIAILGDPKILLLDEPTAGMDPCSRHQVWSLLKSRRAGRVTVLSTHHMDEADILADRKAVISQGQLKCVGSSLYLKTKCGVGYHLRMSVGDGCEADCVTSLVKHHVPKAQLSRQQEAELTFTLPFESMDTFSGLFSELDCRPDLGIASYGVSMTTLEDVFLRLEAESEVDQADYSVFNQEQAEDEGDASSLDDIDQHLLTFSDSRPDAVSGHALWRQQFSTVAWLHMLSMQRESKAFIYTLMLFLVFLGALLVLSLATGNIQIHSPDREFQPIYLLKRNQTPRKYVTSLLVQNSSGSDISDLIRNLEAQNIQVEMMMQGDYMAAAPHSAAISVSGSSKGFRYTIAFNSTTVHSLPMAVNVLSNAILRGLNGTGHIHTWTKPFDYQIPDSISYAVVYIEAIILGMLAAGMPAYFGMDHTRDREIKCRSTLRISGLVPSAYWCGQAAVDIPFYYLILSCMTGILFSFHTGNLLTSRNLTAVVLCLVGFGPAMILFTYVVSFMFTRVQSNRDFFSVVSMMACVVSASVVQLSLVNDNSGLMRILHNTLCLFNPLYPLMGCLNCITKATFLPSVSEEDFLWKNLLIAVVSPYLHCIVLLFLLRHLEIRHGGRTMKNDQFCRISSQPKAKVERNLEEGLNEDEDVKMEKARVKEALTCQCCEEKPVVVANSLRKQYKCRSDGFSLNKKRTVATKNISFCVRKGEVLGLLGPNGAGKSTIMHMLSGDTEPTAGQVLMGDYSTDFRPVDNPLDHVGYCPQESPLWPRITLQEHLEIYAAVKGLRGQDVPGIIRRVVNALELREHLNKQAKNLSAGLKRKLCFALSMLGNPQIVLLDEPSTGMDPKSKQRIWRAIRAAFKSRQRGAVLTTHYMEEAEAVCDRVAIMVSGQLRCIGSIQHLKSRYGRGYSLEVKLSEELAGLQQVALLHQEILRIFPHAARQESFATLMVYKIPMEDVQSLAKSFSQLESAKQTFNFEEYNFSQSTLEQVFMEFAKEQESEEEEVGSLSTTFQWQRLHQDGPVPANHTDSLVHQL